Proteins encoded together in one Ipomoea triloba cultivar NCNSP0323 chromosome 4, ASM357664v1 window:
- the LOC116015347 gene encoding receptor-like protein 31, giving the protein MLSSLKLSRPHCPRESPVSHGKVFPKARISTLFIPLSLCSLYLDHRFTGRTIMAMGMIKFVALLAILLNSCFLVNGILDPVDFLALQAIRKRLVDLPGSNFFASWDFTSDPCNFPGVYCDGDKVIALNLGDPRAGSPGLTGRLDAAIGKLSGLAEFTVVPGRIFGGLPESLSQLKKLKFLGVSRNFISGQIPASLGQLRGLQTLDLSFNQFSGNIPWSIGQLPALSNVILCHNRLSGSIPVFVSKTLTRFDLKHNDLSGSLPANAFPPSLQFLSLSWNKLSGPVDRILTGLKNLNYLDLSLNQFSGEIPGNIFTFPIANLQLQRNQFSGRVIPVDQVTIPTVDLSYNHLYGEISPLFSTVQNLYLNNNRFTGEVPGGFVDRLLSASIQVLYLQHNFLTGIAISPTADIPVTTSLCLQYNCMVPPIQTPCPLKAGKQKSRPTNQCVEWKGQNRN; this is encoded by the coding sequence ATGCTGTCTTCATTAAAGCTTTCCCGACCCCATTGTCCACGAGAATCACCTGTTTCTCACGGAAAAGTGTTCCCAAAAGCACGCATTTCTACGCTATTTATACCCCTCTCTCTTTGCTCTCTTTATCTCGATCACAGATTTACAGGGAGAACGATAATGGCGATGGGGATGATAAAGTTTGTAGCTTTATTGGCCATTCTTCTTAATTCTTGTTTTTTGGTGAATGGGATTCTTGACCCCGTTGATTTCTTGGCTTTGCAAGCGATTCGGAAGAGATTGGTTGATTTGCCGGGCTCTAATTTCTTTGCTTCCTGGGATTTCACCTCTGATCCCTGTAATTTCCCCGGAGTTTATTGCGACGGTGATAAGGTGATTGCGTTGAATCTCGGTGACCCGCGGGCGGGGTCGCCGGGCTTGACGGGGAGGCTTGACGCGGCCATTGGTAAGTTGTCGGGTTTGGCTGAGTTTACGGTGGTTCCCGGGAGGATATTCGGGGGATTGCCGGAAAGTTTGTCGCAGTTGAAGAAGCTTAAGTTTTTGGGTGTCAGTCGGAATTTTATCTCCGGCCAGATTCCGGCGTCTCTTGGGCAGCTCCGGGGACTTCAGACGCTCGATCTCAGTTTCAATCAGTTCTCCGGGAATATTCCTTGGTCGATCGGACAGTTGCCGGCATTGTCCAACGTTATTCTCTGTCACAACCGTTTATCCGGTTCAATCCCGGTTTTCGTCTCCAAAACCCTAACCCGGTTCGACCTGAAACACAACGATCTTTCCGGTTCTCTCCCGGCCAATGCTTTCCCTCCATCTCTACAGTTTCTGTCATTATCATGGAACAAACTGAGTGGACCGGTGGACCGGATTTTAACCGGGTTAAAAAACTTAAACTATCTCGACCTCAGTTTAAACCAGTTCTCCGGCGAAATCCCGGGAAACATTTTCACTTTCCCCATCGCGAATCTCCAACTCCAACGCAATCAATTCTCCGGGAGAGTCATACCGGTCGATCAGGTCACAATCCCCACCGTCGATCTCAGTTACAACCACTTATACGGCGAAATTTCTCCCCTCTTCTCCACCGTCCAAAACCTCTACCTCAACAACAACCGCTTCACCGGCGAGGTCCCCGGCGGTTTCGTCGACCGCCTTCTCTCCGCCAGCATCCAGGTCCTCTACTTACAGCACAACTTCCTCACCGGAATCGCCATAAGCCCGACGGCCGATATTCCGGTGACGACGTCCCTGTGCCTGCAGTATAACTGTATGGTGCCGCCGATTCAAACGCCGTGCCCGTTGAAAGCCGGGAAGCAGAAATCGAGGCCGACGAATCAGTGCGTGGAGTGGAAGGGTCAAAACAGGAATTGA
- the LOC116017092 gene encoding histidine-containing phosphotransfer protein 1-like, protein MEVVGQLQKQFVAYMASLYREGFLDDQFLQLQKLQDQSNPDFVVEVVSLFFEDSEKLINNMANAFQQQVVDFKQVDAHVHQLKGSSSSIGAQRVKKACVSFRNHCEERSLDGCVRCLQVLKNEYFLVKNKLETLIRLEHQILAAGGTIPLLS, encoded by the exons ATGGAAGTTGTAGGACAGCTGCAGAAACAGTTTGTAGCGTACATGGCTTCCCTGTATCGCGAG GGCTTTTTGGATGATCAGTTTCTGCAGCTTCAGAAACTGCAAGATCAGAGCAACCCAGATTTTGTGGTTGAAGTGGTTTCGCTTTTCTTTGAGGATTCTGAGAAGCTTATCAATAATATGGCCAATGCCTT CCAGCAACAAGTTGTAGATTTTAAGCAGGTTGATGCTCATGTCCATCAGCTCAAAGGTAGCAGTTCCAG CATAGGTGCACAAAGAGTAAAGAAAGCTTGTGTTTCTTTCAGAAACCATTGCGAGGAGAGGAGCCTTGACGG ATGCGTGAGATGTCTGCAAGTTCTGAAAAACGAATATTTTCTTGTCAAAAACAAGCTCGAAACATTGATAAGA CTTGAACACCAAATCTTGGCTGCTGGTGGCACAATACCATTGTTGTCTTGA